Proteins from a genomic interval of Brachybacterium vulturis:
- a CDS encoding LysR family transcriptional regulator: protein MDPRRLLIFRTVVRNGSIGAGARELGWTQPAVSQHLAALEKEVGTQLLLRSSAGITPTEAGSRLAAHAEAIAAQLHAAEEELADITALRRGTVKFGTFPSAAAMLLPPVLNRLAETAPELDVTFSELEPPDAVVALREGELDLALVFRYPCSDIGDEGTLEWTSLMEDRVMAVLPRDHPLAEDPDLTLGDLAKDPWIAGCERCRANLLSSARRAGFSPQVRHSTDDTIVVQQLIMHGGGVALMPETALEAAPSADVVVRAIPDLDNRMIGLLNRRGALAIPAVGALRDALVAETTERLATAVMI from the coding sequence ATGGATCCTCGTCGTCTGCTCATCTTCCGCACCGTGGTGCGCAACGGCTCGATCGGTGCCGGTGCCCGTGAGCTGGGCTGGACCCAGCCTGCGGTCTCCCAGCACCTGGCGGCGCTCGAGAAGGAGGTGGGCACGCAGCTGCTGCTGCGCTCCTCCGCCGGGATCACGCCGACGGAGGCCGGCAGCCGTCTCGCCGCGCACGCCGAGGCGATCGCCGCCCAGCTGCACGCCGCCGAGGAGGAGCTCGCCGACATCACCGCCCTGCGCCGTGGCACGGTGAAGTTCGGGACCTTCCCCTCGGCCGCGGCGATGCTGCTGCCGCCGGTGCTGAACCGGCTGGCGGAGACGGCGCCGGAGCTGGACGTCACCTTCTCCGAGCTGGAGCCGCCGGACGCGGTCGTCGCGCTGCGCGAGGGGGAGCTCGATCTCGCTCTCGTGTTCCGCTACCCCTGCTCCGACATCGGCGACGAGGGCACCCTGGAGTGGACCTCGCTGATGGAGGACCGCGTGATGGCGGTGCTGCCGCGCGACCACCCGTTGGCCGAGGATCCCGACCTCACCCTCGGCGACCTCGCGAAGGACCCCTGGATCGCAGGCTGCGAGCGCTGCCGCGCGAACCTGCTCTCCAGCGCGCGTCGTGCGGGCTTCTCCCCGCAGGTGCGCCACTCGACCGACGACACGATCGTGGTCCAGCAGCTGATCATGCATGGCGGCGGGGTGGCGCTGATGCCGGAGACCGCCCTGGAGGCGGCGCCGTCGGCCGATGTGGTGGTGCGGGCGATCCCGGACCTGGACAACCGGATGATCGGCCTGCTGAACCGGCGCGGCGCACTGGCCATCCCGGCCGTGGGGGCCCTGCGCGACGCGCTGGTGGCCGAGACCACCGAGCGCCTGGCCACGGCGGTGATGATCTGA
- a CDS encoding alpha/beta hydrolase, protein MIRMRTDFFAESLGMGTSMVVLLPQAAAGIGMEGADGQAGADAVSARGVPVLYLLHGLSDDCTIWERRTSIERYATEKGIAVVMPEVRRSFCADEAVGEAYWTFVAEELPQLIARTFRVSTAREDTFVAGLSMGGFGAFKLALHHPERFAAAASLSGALDPASLSLELNTGHLAERIWAGRDLTGTEDDLCGLLAAADPAALPALFLDCGTEDQLLGMNRGFLDAARQHGVELTSRLRPGAHTWDFWDQGIQDVLDWLPLRG, encoded by the coding sequence ATGATCCGCATGCGCACCGACTTCTTCGCCGAATCCCTCGGCATGGGCACCTCGATGGTGGTGCTTCTGCCGCAGGCCGCGGCCGGGATTGGGATGGAAGGAGCCGACGGGCAGGCAGGCGCCGATGCAGTGTCCGCGCGCGGCGTGCCGGTGCTCTACCTGCTGCACGGGCTCAGCGATGACTGCACCATCTGGGAGCGGCGCACCTCGATCGAGCGGTACGCGACCGAGAAGGGCATCGCCGTGGTGATGCCCGAGGTGCGCCGCTCCTTCTGCGCCGACGAGGCGGTGGGGGAGGCGTACTGGACCTTCGTCGCCGAGGAGCTGCCGCAGCTGATCGCCCGCACCTTCCGCGTCTCCACTGCCCGGGAGGACACCTTCGTGGCGGGCCTGTCGATGGGCGGCTTCGGGGCGTTCAAGCTGGCGCTGCACCATCCGGAGCGCTTCGCCGCCGCCGCGAGCCTCTCGGGGGCGCTGGATCCCGCATCGCTGAGCCTGGAGCTGAACACCGGCCATCTCGCCGAGCGGATCTGGGCGGGACGCGATCTCACCGGTACCGAGGACGACCTGTGCGGCCTGCTGGCCGCTGCCGACCCCGCAGCGCTGCCGGCCCTGTTCCTGGACTGCGGCACCGAGGACCAGCTGCTGGGCATGAACCGGGGGTTCCTCGACGCCGCCCGGCAGCACGGCGTGGAGCTCACCTCCCGGCTGCGCCCGGGCGCGCACACCTGGGACTTCTGGGACCAGGGCATCCAGGACGTGCTGGACTGGCTGCCGCTGCGCGGCTGA
- a CDS encoding SulP family inorganic anion transporter, protein MARTRDLWPVREDYRLLPKTWRKDLLAGVTVGIVALPLALGFGVSSGLTAEQGLITAIVAGFLAAVFGGSNVQVSGPTGAMVVVLVPIVASYGAGAIAAVTLLAGLMVMVTGLLRLGKVVSIIPWPVIEGFTLGIACIIFMQQVPLIASADPAAPGVLSSNALIAAAQSLAMADLAHLAWALGAVAIVAASMLIAPRIHPSIPGSLIGIALVAVLAALLPTPLATIGAIPASLPAPSVPAIDPALLGVLLPAAGTVAALAAIESLLSARVAGSMSDTGAFDPDRELVGQGIASVGAALFGGMPATGAIARTSVSLRAGARTRAASIVHALVLLAVVYVAAGPVGMIPLAALAGVLFMTAIRMVRLATVRSILTSTRSDAWIFTITALVTVSFDLIIAVLIGVALAAVVALRGAARTTGVSLEPIRVAHHSELDASITAIRFQGPLFFVSAERVLETVMEVGSVSVVILRLSRLERVDATGAQVLAQIVRALERRGITVLIKGVQDSHSSLFRRVGVLAALRHHKHLFVDFDSALEHARSHVERERVEDPV, encoded by the coding sequence ATGGCGCGCACCCGCGATCTGTGGCCCGTCCGCGAGGACTACCGCCTGCTGCCGAAGACCTGGCGGAAGGATCTGCTGGCCGGGGTGACCGTGGGCATCGTGGCGCTGCCGCTCGCGCTCGGCTTCGGGGTCAGCTCGGGACTGACCGCGGAGCAGGGACTGATCACCGCAATCGTCGCGGGCTTCCTCGCCGCGGTCTTCGGCGGCTCGAACGTGCAGGTCTCGGGGCCGACGGGCGCCATGGTGGTGGTGCTGGTGCCGATCGTCGCCAGCTACGGCGCGGGGGCGATCGCCGCCGTGACCCTGCTGGCCGGACTGATGGTGATGGTCACCGGCCTGCTGCGGCTGGGGAAGGTGGTCTCGATCATCCCCTGGCCGGTGATCGAAGGGTTCACCCTCGGCATCGCCTGCATCATCTTCATGCAGCAGGTCCCGCTGATCGCCTCCGCAGATCCGGCCGCGCCCGGGGTGCTGAGCTCGAATGCGCTCATCGCCGCCGCGCAGTCGCTGGCCATGGCCGATCTCGCGCACCTGGCCTGGGCGCTGGGTGCGGTCGCGATCGTGGCCGCCTCGATGCTGATCGCCCCGCGGATCCACCCCTCGATCCCCGGTTCGCTGATCGGCATCGCCCTGGTCGCGGTGCTCGCCGCGCTGCTACCGACGCCGCTGGCCACGATCGGGGCGATCCCCGCCTCGCTGCCCGCCCCCTCGGTGCCCGCGATCGATCCGGCGCTGCTGGGGGTGCTGCTGCCGGCCGCGGGGACCGTGGCCGCGCTGGCCGCGATCGAGTCGCTGCTCTCGGCGCGGGTGGCCGGCTCCATGTCCGACACCGGCGCCTTCGACCCGGACCGCGAGCTGGTGGGCCAGGGCATCGCCTCCGTCGGCGCCGCCCTGTTCGGCGGCATGCCCGCCACCGGCGCGATCGCCCGCACCTCCGTCTCGCTGCGGGCCGGGGCCCGCACCCGTGCCGCCTCGATCGTCCACGCCCTGGTGCTGCTGGCGGTGGTCTACGTCGCGGCCGGACCGGTGGGGATGATCCCGTTGGCCGCGCTCGCGGGCGTGCTGTTCATGACCGCGATCCGTATGGTGCGCCTGGCCACCGTGCGCTCGATCTTGACCTCGACCCGCTCCGACGCCTGGATCTTCACCATCACCGCGCTGGTGACGGTCTCCTTCGACCTGATCATCGCCGTGCTGATCGGGGTGGCGCTGGCGGCGGTCGTCGCCCTGCGCGGCGCGGCGCGCACCACCGGGGTGAGCCTCGAGCCGATCCGGGTCGCACACCACAGCGAGCTGGACGCGTCGATCACGGCGATCCGCTTCCAGGGTCCGCTGTTCTTCGTCTCCGCCGAGCGGGTGCTCGAGACGGTGATGGAGGTGGGGTCGGTGAGCGTGGTGATCCTGCGGCTGTCCCGGCTGGAGCGGGTCGACGCCACCGGCGCCCAGGTGCTCGCCCAGATCGTCCGCGCCCTGGAGCGGCGCGGCATCACCGTGCTGATCAAGGGGGTGCAGGACAGCCACAGTTCGCTGTTCCGCCGGGTGGGGGTGCTGGCCGCGCTGCGCCATCACAAGCACCTCTTCGTGGACTTCGACAGCGCCCTCGAGCATGCCCGCTCGCACGTGGAGCGGGAGCGGGTGGAAGATCCGGTCTGA
- a CDS encoding serine hydrolase domain-containing protein, which produces MLPDRPAGDPGTPDPAAAADAPAPTPPVGRRTVLAAGIPAVVGLLGMSALTSPRPADLGDPGGDRQLTRTLTPHLSGHRRVAVAHLDGSGGVRFAGFGADENTEFEIGSVSKTFTGALLAEAISRGEVTTRTTVAEVLGDGAASSEIADVTFAELAIHTSGLPRLAPGTVAGSFLASFLRKDPYAGRDADQVIADALACSPSGRGSFAYSNLGVALQGQLLARAAGTDFAPLLTQRILEPLGLGGTYAPITAENLRETATRGHGGSGLPQAPWTMNGSAPAGGIRSTAADLATYLAGTLDGSAPGAAAASEILVESSATEHHGMNWFHEDFGDGTWHTFHNGMTGGFAAFVGFTPATGRGIVILTDTARSVDALAVDILTGEVAL; this is translated from the coding sequence ATGCTCCCCGATCGACCCGCCGGCGACCCCGGCACCCCCGACCCCGCAGCCGCGGCGGACGCTCCGGCCCCGACGCCTCCGGTCGGCCGACGAACCGTCCTGGCCGCCGGGATCCCGGCCGTCGTCGGCCTCCTCGGGATGTCTGCGCTGACCAGCCCCCGCCCCGCGGATCTCGGAGACCCCGGCGGAGACCGGCAGCTGACCCGTACTCTCACCCCGCACCTCAGTGGCCATCGCCGGGTGGCCGTCGCCCATCTCGACGGCAGCGGCGGCGTGCGCTTCGCCGGTTTCGGGGCCGACGAGAACACGGAGTTCGAGATCGGCTCGGTCTCCAAGACCTTCACCGGTGCCCTGCTGGCCGAGGCCATCTCCCGCGGCGAGGTCACGACGCGGACCACCGTCGCCGAGGTGCTCGGCGACGGCGCGGCGAGCAGCGAGATCGCGGACGTCACCTTCGCCGAGCTCGCCATCCACACCTCCGGACTGCCGCGCCTGGCACCCGGCACCGTCGCCGGCTCGTTCCTGGCGAGCTTCCTGCGGAAGGACCCGTATGCGGGACGCGACGCAGACCAGGTGATCGCCGACGCGCTCGCGTGCAGCCCCTCTGGGCGCGGCAGCTTCGCCTACTCGAACCTCGGCGTCGCGCTGCAGGGTCAGCTGCTGGCCCGTGCGGCCGGGACCGACTTCGCCCCGCTGCTGACCCAGCGGATCCTCGAGCCGCTGGGACTGGGTGGCACCTACGCCCCGATCACCGCCGAGAACCTGCGGGAGACGGCCACTCGGGGCCATGGCGGGAGCGGCCTGCCGCAGGCCCCGTGGACCATGAACGGCAGCGCCCCGGCGGGCGGCATCCGCTCCACCGCGGCGGATCTGGCCACCTACCTGGCCGGGACCCTCGACGGCTCGGCCCCGGGCGCGGCCGCCGCCTCCGAGATCCTGGTCGAGTCCAGCGCGACGGAGCACCACGGCATGAACTGGTTCCACGAGGACTTCGGCGACGGCACCTGGCACACCTTCCACAACGGGATGACCGGCGGCTTCGCCGCCTTCGTGGGCTTCACGCCGGCGACCGGCCGAGGGATCGTGATCCTCACCGACACCGCCCGCAGCGTCGATGCGCTCGCGGTGGACATCCTCACCGGGGAGGTGGCCCTGTGA
- a CDS encoding VOC family protein, which yields MDTTNSPTAHVGVFPAFQAHDARAEIRFLCDVLGFVETLVVPGEDDSIAHAQLDWPGGGAVMLGTHRPEGEYQREPGTLGAYLVIDDDGLDALVERVQVAGARIVQPLRAPEHGGRDITIASPEGNLWSIGTYPGEPSASTP from the coding sequence ATGGACACCACGAACAGCCCCACCGCCCACGTAGGCGTCTTCCCCGCCTTCCAGGCCCACGACGCCCGCGCCGAGATCCGCTTCCTGTGCGACGTGCTCGGATTCGTCGAGACCCTGGTGGTCCCCGGCGAGGACGACTCGATCGCGCACGCCCAGCTGGACTGGCCCGGCGGCGGCGCGGTCATGCTCGGCACCCACAGACCCGAGGGCGAGTACCAGCGCGAGCCCGGCACGCTCGGCGCCTACCTGGTGATCGACGACGACGGCCTCGACGCCCTCGTCGAGCGGGTGCAGGTCGCCGGCGCCCGTATCGTGCAACCGTTGCGTGCACCGGAGCACGGAGGCCGGGACATCACGATCGCGTCCCCCGAGGGGAACCTGTGGAGCATCGGCACCTATCCGGGCGAACCTTCGGCCTCGACCCCCTGA
- a CDS encoding YciI family protein: MAIFAVQYTYTDDAQRVATFRPEHREHLSELRREGTLLLAGALGGGPGALLIVVAESAEDALAKLDGDPFKRERVIVDRDAREWTVAIGELPGA; the protein is encoded by the coding sequence GTGGCCATCTTCGCCGTCCAGTACACCTACACCGACGACGCCCAGCGCGTCGCCACCTTCCGGCCCGAGCATCGCGAGCACCTCTCCGAGCTGCGCCGGGAGGGGACTCTGCTGCTCGCCGGTGCGCTGGGCGGCGGTCCGGGCGCCCTGCTGATCGTCGTCGCGGAGTCTGCGGAGGACGCGCTCGCGAAGCTCGACGGCGACCCCTTCAAGCGCGAGCGGGTCATCGTCGACCGTGACGCGCGCGAGTGGACCGTGGCGATCGGGGAGCTGCCCGGCGCCTGA
- a CDS encoding ArsR/SmtB family transcription factor encodes MPLSRSQRPLYEVKANLFKGLAHPYRIRILELLADAEEVSVASLQAETELEASHLSQHLSVLRRHHLVASERRASHVYYRLADPRIRELLAVARALLLTMLDEDRDRLDAARTLPQIAGESR; translated from the coding sequence ATGCCACTATCCCGGAGTCAGCGCCCCCTCTACGAGGTCAAGGCCAATCTCTTCAAGGGCCTCGCCCACCCCTACCGGATCCGGATCCTCGAACTGCTCGCCGATGCCGAGGAGGTCTCCGTCGCCTCTCTCCAGGCCGAGACGGAACTGGAGGCCTCCCACCTCTCCCAGCACCTGTCCGTGCTGCGCCGCCACCACCTGGTGGCCTCCGAGCGCCGCGCGAGCCACGTCTACTACCGCCTGGCCGATCCGCGCATCCGCGAGCTGCTGGCCGTCGCCCGCGCCCTGCTGCTGACCATGCTCGACGAGGACCGCGACCGCCTGGACGCCGCACGGACCCTCCCCCAGATCGCCGGGGAGAGCCGGTGA
- a CDS encoding helix-turn-helix domain-containing protein has product MVPHPDPSLPDSRARLEALEARVAALESAGTTEEHLESGRCAPSRPPRPDAAASAAASTPVQSSSEPAEDAFWALTSLKEHCPTPGAVVFAGAVDVGAGHLEYQWGRPTEHLLATDWAEHAETVAALGHPLRLALLRRLLDGEHTVAQLVDELELASTGVAYHHLSALQGGGWVTTPRRGSWALAAPRVVPLLAIITALETG; this is encoded by the coding sequence ATGGTCCCGCACCCCGATCCGTCCCTCCCGGACTCCCGCGCCCGACTGGAAGCGCTCGAGGCGCGGGTGGCCGCCCTGGAATCCGCCGGCACCACGGAGGAGCACCTCGAGAGCGGCCGCTGCGCACCCTCGCGCCCTCCTCGTCCCGATGCTGCGGCGAGCGCGGCCGCGAGCACCCCCGTGCAGTCCTCTTCGGAGCCCGCGGAGGATGCGTTCTGGGCGCTGACCTCCCTGAAGGAGCATTGCCCGACCCCCGGTGCGGTGGTGTTCGCCGGGGCGGTGGACGTGGGCGCCGGGCACCTCGAGTACCAGTGGGGGCGCCCCACCGAGCACCTGCTGGCGACGGACTGGGCCGAGCACGCGGAGACGGTCGCGGCGCTCGGTCATCCCCTGCGCCTGGCGCTGCTGCGCCGGCTGCTGGACGGCGAGCACACCGTCGCCCAGCTCGTGGACGAGTTGGAGCTGGCCTCGACGGGCGTCGCCTATCACCATCTCTCCGCGCTGCAGGGCGGGGGCTGGGTGACCACGCCGCGCCGCGGCAGCTGGGCACTCGCCGCGCCGCGCGTGGTGCCCCTGCTGGCCATCATCACCGCCCTGGAGACGGGGTGA
- a CDS encoding ABC transporter ATP-binding protein: MLFQGVNLAIEDGRIYGLRGPNGSGKSVLFRLMTGFVLPDTGSITIDPRYRDPRNTFPQEFGIVIDRPGYMAGRTGLDNLLSLAQIRGVIGEAEVREAMRGFGLDPDSSTKVGRYSLGMKQKLSLVQATMEGQRVLILDEPFNALDHSSSEALRERLATHRESGGTVVMTSHNEGDFAVLADEIHEIDRGTLIHTR, translated from the coding sequence GTGCTGTTCCAGGGGGTGAACCTCGCCATCGAGGACGGCAGGATCTATGGCCTCAGGGGGCCCAACGGCTCCGGCAAGTCGGTGCTCTTCCGGCTCATGACCGGATTCGTCCTCCCGGATACCGGCTCGATCACCATCGATCCGCGCTACCGCGACCCCCGGAACACCTTCCCGCAGGAGTTCGGGATCGTCATCGATCGTCCGGGTTACATGGCTGGGCGCACCGGCCTCGACAACCTCCTCTCACTCGCACAGATCAGGGGCGTCATCGGCGAGGCGGAGGTACGGGAGGCTATGCGGGGCTTCGGTCTGGACCCCGACTCGTCGACGAAGGTGGGCCGCTATTCGCTCGGCATGAAACAGAAACTCTCATTGGTCCAGGCCACGATGGAGGGCCAGCGGGTCCTGATCCTCGACGAACCGTTCAATGCCCTGGATCATTCCAGCAGTGAAGCGCTGCGAGAGCGTCTCGCCACACACCGGGAGAGCGGTGGCACCGTCGTGATGACCAGTCACAACGAAGGAGATTTCGCTGTGCTGGCCGACGAGATCCACGAGATCGACCGAGGCACCCTCATCCATACCCGCTAG